In a single window of the Bacteroides acidifaciens genome:
- a CDS encoding DUF3874 domain-containing protein, translating into MMEKVTKLFSMLMKVWRTGMKKETAFAETETNGQKMNGTKKVEGRLPVPEEIQPEAVEQPEASALLGLPDLPLSKPDSKKTGSTCLTEQVNDFLRTQYDFRYNLLTEETEFRPLDDTGKAVGLFQPVGKRDLNTFCMEAHAKGISCWDKDVSRYIYSTRIAEYHPFRLYMDELPVWDGIDRVTPLALRVSDLPLWVRGFHTWLLGVAAQWSGKTGIHANSVAPILVSSEQGRLKSTFCKSLMPAALRHYYMDNLKLTSEGKAERLMSEMGLINLDEFDKYAAGKMPLLKNLMQMSSLHICKAYQKNYRDLPRVASFIGTSNRYDLLTDPTGSRRYLCVEVIKPIDCEGIEHEQLFAQLKAELEQGIPYWFTKEQERELQRHNVSFYHACPAEDVFNCCFRIALPEEECLQLSAAEIYKELKKMNSAALRGFNPNQFAQVLTKMGVGRKHTEYGNVYSVIRR; encoded by the coding sequence ATGATGGAAAAAGTAACAAAATTGTTCTCTATGTTGATGAAGGTGTGGAGAACGGGAATGAAAAAAGAGACTGCTTTTGCAGAAACGGAAACGAACGGGCAGAAAATGAACGGAACGAAAAAAGTAGAGGGAAGACTGCCTGTCCCGGAAGAGATACAGCCGGAAGCAGTGGAACAGCCGGAAGCTTCGGCATTATTGGGGTTGCCGGATTTGCCACTATCTAAACCGGATAGTAAGAAAACCGGCTCTACCTGCCTGACGGAGCAGGTGAATGATTTTTTGCGTACACAGTATGATTTCCGTTATAATCTCCTGACAGAAGAAACGGAATTCCGACCGTTGGATGATACGGGTAAAGCAGTCGGGCTTTTTCAACCGGTGGGCAAACGTGATTTGAACACCTTTTGCATGGAAGCTCATGCAAAGGGAATTAGTTGCTGGGACAAGGACGTGAGTCGCTATATTTACTCTACCCGTATTGCCGAATACCACCCTTTCCGGCTCTATATGGATGAATTGCCCGTTTGGGATGGCATTGATCGCGTCACTCCGTTGGCATTGCGCGTTTCCGACTTGCCTCTGTGGGTGCGCGGCTTTCATACATGGCTTTTGGGAGTTGCCGCCCAATGGTCGGGAAAAACAGGGATTCATGCCAATAGTGTAGCTCCCATTCTCGTAAGTTCGGAACAGGGACGGTTGAAGTCTACTTTCTGCAAGTCGTTGATGCCCGCAGCTTTGCGACATTACTATATGGATAATCTCAAACTGACTTCGGAAGGGAAGGCGGAGCGTCTTATGTCGGAGATGGGATTGATCAATCTTGATGAATTTGACAAATATGCTGCGGGTAAGATGCCCCTATTGAAAAATCTGATGCAAATGTCGAGCCTGCATATTTGTAAGGCGTATCAGAAAAACTATCGTGACTTGCCGCGTGTCGCTTCATTTATAGGCACTTCCAATCGCTATGATTTATTGACTGACCCAACGGGGAGCCGTCGTTATCTTTGCGTGGAAGTAATAAAACCTATTGATTGCGAGGGCATCGAACATGAGCAACTTTTTGCCCAACTGAAAGCTGAACTGGAACAGGGAATTCCTTATTGGTTCACTAAAGAACAGGAACGCGAACTGCAACGGCACAATGTGTCTTTTTATCATGCCTGCCCTGCTGAGGATGTTTTTAACTGCTGTTTTCGCATAGCCTTGCCGGAAGAAGAATGCTTACAGTTGTCTGCTGCGGAGATATATAAGGAATTGAAGAAAATGAATTCAGCCGCATTGCGAGGTTTTAATCCGAATCAGTTTGCACAAGTATTGACGAAGATGGGAGTGGGGCGGAAACATACGGAGTATGGAAATGTATATTCGGTGATACGCCGCTGA
- a CDS encoding peptidylprolyl isomerase — MKKFVNFRFVVTLILAVFANVATYAQDNVVDEVVWVVGDEAILKSDVEEARMDALYNGRRFDGDPYCVIPEEIAVQKLFLHQAKLDSIEVSEAEIIQRVDMMTNMYIQQIGSKEKMEEYFNKTATQIRETLRDNARDGLTVQKMQQKLVGEIKVTPAEVRRYFKDLPQDSIPYIPTQVEVQIITLQPKIPIAEIEDVKKRLRDYTDRVTKGEIDFSTLARLYSEDKASAIKGGECGFMGRGMMDPSYANVAFSLQDPKKVSKIVESEFGYHIIQLIEKRGDRVNTRHILLRPKVSEKELTEACARLDSIADDIRASKFTFDEAAAVISQDKDTRNNHGIMVNINENSGVTTSKFQMQDLPQDVAKVVDRMNVGEISKAFTMINEKDGKEVCAIVKLKAKINGHKATIAEDYQDLKEIVMDKRREEMLQKWILNKQKNTYVRINENWQKCDFKYPGWVKKD; from the coding sequence ATGAAGAAGTTTGTGAACTTTAGATTTGTTGTTACCCTTATCCTGGCAGTATTTGCCAATGTGGCAACTTATGCACAGGACAATGTGGTTGATGAAGTAGTTTGGGTAGTAGGTGACGAAGCTATTTTAAAATCAGATGTAGAAGAGGCACGTATGGATGCCCTGTATAACGGACGCAGATTCGACGGCGACCCTTATTGTGTAATTCCCGAAGAAATTGCCGTGCAGAAGCTGTTCTTGCACCAGGCAAAGTTGGATAGTATCGAAGTTTCCGAAGCGGAAATCATACAGCGTGTAGATATGATGACCAATATGTATATCCAGCAGATTGGTTCTAAAGAAAAAATGGAAGAGTATTTCAACAAAACCGCGACACAAATTCGTGAGACATTGCGTGACAATGCACGTGACGGACTGACGGTGCAGAAGATGCAGCAGAAACTGGTAGGGGAAATCAAAGTGACTCCGGCAGAAGTGCGCCGTTACTTCAAAGACCTTCCGCAGGACAGTATCCCCTATATCCCGACACAGGTGGAAGTGCAGATTATCACTCTGCAACCTAAAATACCTATTGCGGAAATTGAAGATGTGAAGAAAAGGCTGCGTGACTATACGGATCGTGTGACAAAGGGAGAAATCGACTTCTCTACATTGGCGCGTCTCTATTCGGAAGATAAAGCGTCTGCCATCAAAGGTGGTGAGTGCGGATTCATGGGCCGTGGCATGATGGACCCGTCTTATGCGAATGTGGCATTCAGCTTGCAGGACCCGAAGAAGGTATCCAAGATTGTAGAGTCGGAATTTGGTTACCACATCATCCAGTTGATTGAAAAACGTGGCGACCGTGTCAATACCCGCCATATCCTGTTGCGTCCGAAAGTGTCAGAAAAAGAACTGACCGAAGCTTGTGCACGTCTCGACTCTATCGCAGATGATATCCGTGCCAGCAAATTCACGTTCGATGAAGCGGCTGCTGTTATCTCACAAGATAAGGATACCCGCAATAACCACGGTATCATGGTGAATATCAACGAGAATTCAGGTGTTACTACTTCCAAGTTCCAGATGCAGGACCTTCCGCAGGACGTAGCTAAGGTGGTAGACAGGATGAACGTAGGCGAGATTTCAAAAGCCTTTACAATGATAAACGAGAAGGACGGAAAAGAAGTATGTGCTATCGTGAAATTGAAAGCGAAAATCAACGGTCATAAGGCTACCATTGCAGAAGACTATCAGGACTTGAAGGAAATCGTGATGGATAAACGTCGTGAAGAGATGCTGCAGAAGTGGATTCTGAACAAGCAGAAGAATACGTATGTACGTATCAATGAAAACTGGCAGAAATGTGACTTCAAATACCCGGGTTGGGTGAAGAAGGATTGA
- a CDS encoding HU family DNA-binding protein, with the protein MAILFDWYENPVSPDKPKKKRFHPRIIANGQVDTDELRSKIQARCTLNEVDVTAVLDALSQVMGEELGEGRQVHLNGIGYFYPTLTATEEIAADTPRKNSKVKLKAIQFRSDKRLKQSVGTITIKQMKRVRHSAKLSEVEIDMRLKEYFTDHQIMQRSDFQGITGMVRSTAMIHIRRLRKEGKLLNIGIANQPIYVPAPGFYGKSRDYQPVR; encoded by the coding sequence ATGGCTATATTATTTGACTGGTACGAGAATCCGGTATCACCGGACAAACCCAAGAAGAAAAGATTCCATCCGCGCATCATCGCCAACGGACAGGTAGATACGGATGAACTCAGAAGCAAAATCCAAGCGCGCTGCACACTGAACGAAGTAGACGTGACTGCCGTATTGGACGCTCTCTCGCAAGTAATGGGAGAAGAGTTGGGAGAAGGCAGGCAGGTGCATCTGAATGGCATCGGTTATTTCTACCCTACGTTGACCGCCACCGAGGAAATAGCCGCCGATACTCCCCGTAAGAATTCGAAAGTGAAATTGAAAGCAATACAATTCCGTTCGGACAAAAGGTTGAAACAATCTGTCGGAACTATAACAATAAAACAAATGAAGCGGGTCAGACATTCCGCCAAATTATCGGAAGTAGAGATAGATATGCGACTGAAAGAGTATTTCACCGACCATCAGATTATGCAACGTTCCGACTTTCAAGGTATCACAGGGATGGTACGCTCCACAGCTATGATTCATATCCGCCGGCTCCGCAAGGAAGGCAAGCTGCTGAATATCGGTATCGCCAACCAACCAATATATGTACCGGCTCCAGGATTTTATGGAAAATCCAGAGATTATCAACCTGTCAGATAA
- a CDS encoding OstA-like protein: MLRQNKKDKQQDRHRWLLIGFLCLFGVCLVAQNPEKSSVNKKQPENKKTKVYLLHADEGQADKLARPDVQVLIGNVKMRHDSMYMYCDSALIFEKTNSVEAFSNVRMEQGDTLFIYGDYLYYDGMTQIAQLRENVKMINRNTTLLTDSLNYDRLYDLGYYFEGGTLMDEENVLTSDWGEYSPATKQSVFNHDVKLVNPKFVLTSDTLRYNTDKKIAVILGPSNIVSDNNHIYSERGFYNTLTEQAELLDRSVLTNQGKKLVGDSLFYDRIIGYGEAFDNVKMTDTINKNMLMGDYCFYNELTDSAFATKRAVAIDYSQGDSLFMHGDTLQMVSYNLNTDSLFRLMKAYHKVRMYRTDVQGVCDSLVYNSKDSCMTMYIDPILWNDGQQLLGEQIKIYMNDSTIDWAHIINQALTVEMKDSIHYNQVSGKEMKAYFVDGDMRHIEVVGNVQTAFYPEEKDSTMTGFNCLEGSVLHLYMKDKKMEKGMFVGKSNGTMYPMDQIPADKLRLPTFAWFDYVRPLNKDDIFNWRSKRAGETLKPTTNRRPKTEKRNLINMK; this comes from the coding sequence ATGCTGAGACAAAATAAGAAAGATAAACAACAAGACAGGCATAGATGGCTCCTTATAGGCTTTCTATGCCTGTTTGGTGTATGTCTCGTGGCGCAAAACCCCGAGAAATCATCGGTCAACAAGAAGCAGCCGGAGAATAAAAAAACGAAAGTTTATTTGCTCCACGCTGACGAAGGTCAGGCGGACAAGCTGGCACGTCCTGATGTGCAAGTGCTGATTGGCAACGTGAAGATGCGTCACGACAGTATGTATATGTACTGCGACAGTGCCTTGATTTTCGAGAAAACCAACTCGGTGGAAGCCTTTAGTAACGTACGTATGGAGCAGGGCGACACCTTATTTATATATGGTGATTACCTTTACTATGACGGAATGACGCAGATTGCGCAACTCCGTGAAAACGTGAAGATGATAAACCGCAATACAACTTTGCTGACGGACAGTCTGAACTACGACCGTCTTTACGACCTCGGCTATTACTTTGAAGGAGGAACCCTGATGGACGAAGAGAACGTATTGACTTCCGACTGGGGGGAATACAGTCCTGCGACGAAGCAGTCAGTGTTCAATCACGATGTGAAACTCGTTAATCCCAAGTTTGTGTTGACTTCCGATACTTTGAGGTATAATACGGACAAAAAAATCGCCGTAATCCTTGGTCCTTCAAACATTGTAAGCGATAATAACCACATTTATTCCGAACGTGGATTCTATAACACTCTGACCGAACAAGCCGAACTGCTCGACCGTTCCGTCCTGACCAACCAGGGAAAGAAGCTGGTGGGCGACAGTCTGTTTTATGACCGTATCATCGGCTATGGCGAAGCGTTCGACAATGTGAAGATGACGGACACTATCAACAAGAACATGCTGATGGGCGATTACTGTTTCTATAACGAATTGACGGATTCCGCCTTTGCCACCAAACGGGCGGTTGCCATTGATTATTCGCAGGGCGACAGTCTCTTTATGCATGGAGATACCTTGCAGATGGTATCCTACAATCTGAATACCGACTCTTTGTTCCGCCTGATGAAGGCTTACCATAAAGTACGTATGTACCGCACCGATGTGCAGGGCGTATGCGACTCGCTGGTTTATAACTCGAAAGACTCCTGTATGACCATGTACATCGACCCTATTCTTTGGAATGACGGTCAGCAGCTATTGGGCGAGCAGATTAAGATTTATATGAACGACAGCACCATCGACTGGGCACATATCATCAACCAGGCGCTTACGGTAGAAATGAAAGATTCCATTCATTACAACCAAGTGTCCGGCAAGGAGATGAAAGCCTATTTCGTAGATGGCGATATGCGGCATATCGAGGTGGTTGGCAATGTCCAGACAGCTTTCTATCCGGAGGAGAAGGACAGTACGATGACCGGATTCAATTGTCTGGAAGGCAGTGTGCTCCATCTTTACATGAAAGATAAGAAGATGGAAAAGGGGATGTTTGTCGGCAAGTCCAACGGAACGATGTATCCGATGGACCAGATACCAGCCGACAAACTGCGTCTTCCTACCTTTGCGTGGTTCGACTATGTCCGTCCACTCAATAAAGATGATATTTTCAACTGGCGGAGCAAGCGGGCGGGGGAAACCCTGAAACCAACCACCAACCGGCGACCGAAAACAGAAAAGCGAAACTTAATTAATATGAAGTAG
- a CDS encoding peptidylprolyl isomerase, which yields MRILVLLLITLLTCGACKEQRDHKGKTPLVEVDGNFLYKEDLMSVLPVGLSKDDSILFAEHYIRCWAEEILLYEKAANNIPDNVDVDKLVENYRKALIMHTYQQELINQKLTRDIPEQEIAEYYEKNKELFKLESPLIKGLFIKVPLTAPQLNNVRRWYKSDKQDAVESLEKYSWQNAVKYEYFYDKWVPVTDVLDLIPLKVEAPEEYVNKHRQVELKDTAFYYFLNVSDFRVAGEEKPYEFARAEVKDLLVNQKRVSFMEQVKSDLYQQAASKKKIIYNY from the coding sequence ATGCGAATATTAGTCCTCTTACTGATTACCCTTCTTACTTGTGGAGCGTGCAAGGAACAGCGCGACCACAAAGGAAAGACTCCTTTGGTAGAGGTGGACGGTAACTTTTTATATAAAGAAGATTTGATGTCCGTACTTCCCGTCGGATTGTCAAAAGATGATAGTATTCTCTTTGCCGAGCATTATATTCGTTGCTGGGCGGAAGAGATTTTGTTGTATGAAAAAGCTGCGAACAATATTCCCGATAATGTGGATGTGGACAAGTTGGTGGAGAATTATCGGAAGGCGTTGATTATGCATACGTATCAGCAGGAACTGATTAATCAGAAGTTGACGAGGGATATTCCCGAACAGGAGATTGCGGAGTATTACGAGAAGAACAAGGAACTGTTTAAATTGGAAAGCCCGTTGATAAAAGGACTGTTTATAAAAGTACCTCTGACTGCTCCACAGTTGAACAATGTCCGCAGATGGTATAAGTCGGATAAGCAGGATGCTGTGGAAAGTCTTGAGAAATATAGTTGGCAGAATGCGGTGAAATACGAATACTTCTACGACAAATGGGTGCCGGTGACGGATGTGCTGGACCTGATTCCGTTGAAAGTGGAAGCGCCGGAAGAATATGTGAACAAGCACCGACAGGTAGAACTGAAAGATACGGCATTTTATTATTTCCTGAATGTGAGCGACTTTCGCGTGGCAGGAGAGGAAAAACCGTATGAGTTTGCCCGGGCGGAAGTGAAAGACCTGCTGGTCAATCAGAAGCGGGTGAGCTTTATGGAACAAGTGAAGAGCGACCTGTATCAGCAAGCGGCAAGCAAGAAGAAGATTATATATAATTATTAA
- the mutL gene encoding DNA mismatch repair endonuclease MutL yields the protein MSDIIHLLPDSVANQIAAGEVIQRPASVIKELVENAIDADARNIHVLVTDAGKTSIQVIDDGKGMSETDARLSFERHATSKIREAADLFALRTMGFRGEALASIAAVAQVELKTRPESEELGTKLVIAGSTVESQEAVSCSKGSNFSVKNLFFNVPARRKFLKANSTELSNILAEFERIALVHPEVAFSLYSNDSELFNLPVSPLRQRIMAIFGKKLNQQLLNIEVNTTMVKVSGYVAKPETARKKGAHQYFFVNGRYMRHPYFHKAVMEAYEQLIPAGEQISYFIYFEVDPANIDVNIHPTKTEIKFENEQAIWQILSASVKESLGKFSAIPSIDFDTEDMPDIPAFEQKTTSEPPKVHYNSDYNPFKVSAGGSAGGGSYSRSKVEWEDLYGGLTKASKMNNPMPEPEMEWEDSAVSEGTPVMEEKMETVTSMASPTLYSSEPVIEKGNQHLQFKGRFILTSVKSGLMLIDQHRAHIRVLFDRYMIQIQQKQGVSQGVLFPEILQLPASEAAVLQSIMEDLSAVGFDLSNLGGGSYAINGIPSGIEGLNPVELVRNMLHTAMEKGNDVKEEIQNILALTLARAAAIVYGQVLSNEEMISLVDNLFACPSPNYTPDGKTVLTTIKEEDIERLFK from the coding sequence ATGAGCGATATTATTCATTTGTTACCTGATTCGGTAGCTAACCAGATTGCTGCCGGCGAAGTGATACAACGTCCGGCATCTGTTATCAAGGAGTTAGTGGAGAATGCGATTGATGCAGATGCGCGGAATATACATGTATTGGTGACTGATGCGGGTAAGACCAGCATCCAGGTCATCGACGACGGAAAGGGAATGTCCGAAACGGATGCCCGTCTTTCCTTCGAGCGCCATGCTACTTCCAAGATACGTGAAGCAGCCGATTTGTTTGCTTTGCGCACGATGGGCTTTCGCGGAGAAGCCTTAGCTTCCATTGCCGCAGTGGCTCAGGTGGAACTGAAGACACGCCCGGAATCTGAAGAATTGGGTACGAAACTGGTGATAGCAGGCTCTACGGTAGAGAGCCAGGAAGCTGTTTCCTGCTCTAAGGGAAGCAACTTCTCCGTGAAGAACTTATTCTTCAACGTGCCTGCCCGCCGTAAATTCCTGAAAGCGAACTCAACCGAACTGAGTAATATCCTTGCCGAGTTTGAACGTATCGCCCTTGTCCATCCGGAAGTCGCCTTCTCGCTTTATAGCAATGATTCCGAACTTTTCAATCTTCCGGTATCCCCATTGCGCCAGCGCATTATGGCTATCTTCGGTAAAAAACTCAATCAGCAGTTACTCAATATAGAGGTGAATACCACTATGGTGAAAGTCTCCGGATATGTAGCCAAACCGGAAACTGCCCGTAAGAAAGGCGCCCATCAGTATTTCTTCGTCAACGGACGTTATATGCGCCATCCTTACTTCCATAAGGCAGTGATGGAAGCCTATGAACAGTTGATTCCTGCCGGTGAGCAGATTTCCTACTTTATCTATTTTGAAGTAGATCCGGCTAACATTGATGTCAATATCCACCCGACTAAGACTGAGATCAAGTTTGAGAATGAACAAGCCATCTGGCAGATACTCTCAGCGTCGGTAAAAGAGTCATTGGGGAAGTTCAGTGCTATTCCTTCCATTGATTTTGATACAGAAGATATGCCCGATATTCCGGCATTCGAACAGAAGACAACATCCGAGCCGCCCAAGGTACATTATAATTCGGATTATAATCCGTTCAAAGTGTCTGCCGGAGGTAGTGCAGGCGGCGGTTCGTACAGCCGTTCAAAAGTGGAATGGGAAGACTTGTATGGCGGCCTGACGAAAGCCAGCAAGATGAATAACCCGATGCCGGAGCCTGAGATGGAGTGGGAGGATTCTGCCGTCAGTGAAGGAACACCGGTTATGGAAGAAAAGATGGAGACGGTGACCTCTATGGCTTCTCCTACTTTATACTCCAGTGAGCCTGTGATAGAAAAAGGAAACCAGCATTTGCAGTTCAAAGGACGTTTTATTCTGACTTCCGTAAAATCCGGTTTGATGCTTATCGACCAGCACAGGGCACATATTCGGGTGCTTTTCGACCGGTATATGATTCAGATTCAACAGAAACAAGGCGTGTCGCAAGGCGTTCTTTTTCCCGAAATCTTGCAATTGCCGGCTTCGGAAGCGGCTGTGTTGCAAAGCATAATGGAGGATTTATCCGCAGTAGGTTTCGACTTGAGCAATTTGGGTGGCGGAAGCTATGCTATCAATGGCATTCCGTCCGGTATCGAAGGGTTGAATCCGGTCGAATTGGTGCGTAATATGCTACATACGGCGATGGAAAAAGGGAACGATGTCAAGGAGGAAATACAGAATATACTGGCTTTAACGCTAGCGCGTGCGGCGGCAATCGTCTACGGGCAGGTGTTGAGCAACGAAGAAATGATCAGTCTTGTAGATAATCTTTTTGCCTGTCCCTCACCGAATTACACGCCGGATGGGAAGACCGTTCTGACGACAATCAAGGAAGAAGATATCGAACGTTTATTCAAATAA
- a CDS encoding peptidylprolyl isomerase — protein sequence MKRSLLSGCVCLFTILVFAQEDPVLMRVNGRDISRSEFEYSYRHNAVGEDGNLSPKEYAVLFARAMQKVEAAKAAGLDTTSAFRKQQEAARARLTESYLIDKPTMDSCARIQYQKMGLKARPGQVQVMQIFKYLPQTITSRHLEEQKTRMDSIYRTIQNQPGLDFSRLVERYSDDKQSRWIESLQTTTEFENVAFALSKGEISQPFFTPAGIHILKVIDRKDMPAYEEVADKLTERMRSREILDKATEKVVERLKKDWRYTPNQAGMEELLAKGETGQTLFTIDGQSYTGNLFKRFAASHPQAVKRRLDAFIAKSLLDYESKNMDKRHPEIRYALQKSNEEYLVKEVTRQKVDLPAMNDRAGLATYFKFHSSDYRWDSPRYKGVVLHCTDKKTAKQAKKMLKKLPENEWVDKLRQTFNASGTEKIQIEQGIFADGDNKYVDKLVFKKGGYEPVMSYPFTIVYGKKQKGPDDYREVIDRVRKDYRIYLDTYWMRELRESGKVEINQEVLKTVNNN from the coding sequence ATGAAAAGAAGTCTGTTGTCGGGGTGTGTTTGCCTCTTCACAATCTTGGTCTTTGCTCAGGAGGATCCTGTGTTGATGCGTGTCAACGGGAGAGACATATCCCGTTCGGAGTTTGAATATTCCTATCGGCACAATGCGGTTGGCGAGGACGGTAATCTTTCTCCAAAGGAGTATGCGGTGCTTTTTGCTCGAGCCATGCAGAAGGTCGAAGCGGCAAAAGCTGCCGGACTTGATACGACTTCCGCTTTTCGCAAGCAACAGGAAGCTGCGCGTGCCAGACTAACGGAATCTTATTTGATAGATAAGCCGACAATGGATAGTTGTGCCCGTATCCAATATCAGAAAATGGGGCTAAAAGCACGTCCCGGACAAGTACAGGTCATGCAGATTTTTAAATATTTGCCGCAAACGATTACTTCCCGGCATCTGGAAGAACAAAAGACCCGTATGGATTCTATCTACCGGACGATACAGAATCAGCCCGGATTGGATTTTTCCCGTTTGGTGGAAAGATATTCGGATGATAAGCAGTCCCGTTGGATAGAAAGTTTGCAGACCACTACCGAATTTGAGAATGTAGCTTTCGCTCTGTCGAAAGGCGAAATATCCCAGCCGTTCTTTACTCCTGCGGGAATTCATATTTTGAAAGTAATTGATCGGAAAGATATGCCTGCCTATGAAGAAGTTGCCGATAAACTGACAGAACGTATGCGGAGCAGGGAGATATTGGATAAAGCTACCGAAAAAGTGGTGGAACGGTTGAAAAAAGACTGGCGATACACTCCGAACCAGGCAGGTATGGAAGAACTGTTAGCAAAAGGAGAGACAGGACAAACGTTGTTCACCATTGACGGACAGAGCTATACAGGAAATCTGTTTAAGCGATTTGCCGCTTCTCATCCGCAGGCTGTCAAACGTCGGCTCGATGCGTTTATTGCTAAATCCTTATTAGATTATGAAAGCAAAAACATGGATAAAAGACATCCTGAAATCCGTTATGCGCTGCAAAAATCCAATGAAGAGTATCTCGTAAAAGAGGTGACACGGCAAAAAGTAGATTTGCCCGCTATGAATGACCGTGCCGGGCTGGCAACTTATTTTAAGTTTCACTCATCCGATTATCGGTGGGACAGTCCGCGTTATAAAGGAGTGGTCCTTCATTGTACAGATAAAAAGACTGCCAAACAGGCAAAAAAAATGCTGAAGAAACTGCCGGAAAATGAATGGGTGGATAAACTTCGGCAAACATTTAATGCATCCGGTACGGAAAAGATACAGATTGAACAAGGGATTTTTGCCGACGGAGACAATAAATATGTAGATAAACTGGTTTTCAAGAAGGGCGGATATGAACCAGTAATGTCTTATCCTTTTACCATTGTGTACGGCAAAAAACAGAAGGGACCGGATGATTATCGGGAAGTAATAGACCGCGTCCGGAAGGATTATCGAATCTATCTTGACACGTACTGGATGCGGGAATTGAGGGAGTCTGGTAAGGTTGAAATAAACCAAGAGGTTTTAAAAACAGTTAATAATAACTGA
- a CDS encoding OmpA family protein — MKKILMLLAFAGVASVASAQQTMTVTEYEVIQVQDKYQVITNPFWSNWFFSVGGGAQVLYGNNDHIGKFKDRVAPTFNVSVGKWLTPGFGLRMQYSGLQAKGFTMNETANYVVGGPREDGSYKQRWDYMNLHGDLMINLNALFGGYNPNRVYEIIPYIGAGWAHSYSRPHTDAATFNAGIINRFRLSNAVDLNIELSATGLEGKFDGEHGGKRDYDGILGATLGITYYFPTRGFQRPTPQIISELELNQMRSQMNEMAAANMQLQQQLANAQQPVEVEEAEAVVITDPNIAPRTVFFKIGSDKLSPQEEMNLSYLASRIKEFPGTTYTINGYADSATGSPEFNQKLSLERAQAVKDLLVKKYGIPADNLKVAAGGGVDKFGQPILNRVVLVETAK, encoded by the coding sequence ATGAAAAAGATTCTGATGTTGCTGGCTTTTGCCGGCGTTGCGTCTGTCGCTTCTGCGCAGCAGACTATGACGGTAACTGAATACGAAGTGATTCAGGTACAAGATAAATATCAAGTGATAACCAACCCGTTCTGGAGCAACTGGTTCTTCTCTGTAGGAGGTGGTGCCCAGGTGTTGTATGGCAATAATGACCATATTGGCAAGTTCAAAGACCGCGTTGCTCCTACATTCAATGTGTCTGTCGGCAAATGGCTAACTCCGGGCTTCGGATTGCGTATGCAATACAGCGGATTGCAAGCCAAGGGGTTCACTATGAACGAAACGGCTAATTATGTAGTCGGCGGTCCGAGAGAAGACGGTTCTTACAAACAGAGATGGGACTATATGAACCTTCACGGTGATTTGATGATTAACCTGAACGCGCTTTTCGGTGGATATAATCCGAACCGTGTATATGAAATTATCCCTTATATCGGAGCCGGCTGGGCTCATTCTTACTCACGTCCTCACACCGATGCCGCTACTTTCAACGCAGGTATCATCAACCGTTTCCGTCTGTCGAATGCTGTTGACTTGAATATTGAATTGAGTGCAACAGGTTTGGAAGGTAAATTTGACGGCGAACATGGTGGAAAACGTGATTATGACGGTATCCTCGGTGCTACGCTTGGTATAACTTATTATTTCCCGACCCGCGGATTCCAACGTCCCACGCCACAGATTATCTCTGAACTCGAATTGAATCAGATGCGTAGCCAGATGAATGAGATGGCAGCCGCCAATATGCAGTTGCAACAGCAGTTGGCCAATGCACAACAGCCGGTCGAAGTAGAAGAGGCTGAAGCAGTAGTCATCACAGATCCTAACATCGCTCCGCGTACCGTATTCTTTAAGATTGGTTCGGATAAACTGTCTCCGCAAGAAGAGATGAACTTGTCTTACCTTGCCAGCCGGATTAAAGAATTCCCGGGCACTACCTATACTATCAACGGATATGCAGACTCTGCAACAGGCAGTCCGGAATTCAATCAAAAATTGAGCTTGGAACGTGCACAGGCTGTTAAAGACTTGCTGGTTAAGAAGTATGGAATTCCTGCTGATAACTTGAAGGTTGCTGCCGGTGGTGGCGTCGATAAATTCGGTCAGCCGATTCTGAACCGTGTTGTACTGGTAGAAACTGCAAAGTGA